The Acetobacter sp. DNA window CATCATCGAAGCGATTGAAGACCCTTCGGCGCGGTTCTGTGTCGGGGTGCAATGGCATCCGGAATTTCTTATCGATCCGGGAGATCTCGCGTTATTCACGGCTTTTGTCGAAGCCGCGCAGAACGCAACAGTGTCGGGAGACGGTGTATGGTAGACGACAGCAACGAAAACACGACAGACGCACGCGGCGATCGTATCGCGAAATGGCTCGCCCGCAGTGGTGTCGCCAGCCGCCGCGATATCGAACGGATGATCACAGAACGCCGCATCAAACTGAACGGCGCCGTGGTCGAACATCCGGCAACCTTCGTAACCGCGACCGATGCCGTTTCCGTTGACGGCAACCTCGTGCAGGGTCCGGAGCACACCCGCCTCTGGCGCTATCACAAGCCCGACGGACTGGTGACGACGCACCGTGACCCGGAAGGTCGCCCGACAGTCTTCGAAAAACTGCCCGAAGGCATGCCGCGCGTCGTCAGCGTCGGGCGATTGGACCTGAACAGTGAAGGTCTGTTGCTGCTGACCAATGACGGCGCACTGGCCCGTCGTCTGGAACTGCCTTCCAACGGCTGGCTACGACGCTACCGTGTGCGTGTGTTCGGCGTGGTCAACGAGCGGGAACTTGCCGGACTGGCAAAGGGCTGCGTCATCGAGGGTGTGAAATACGGTCCCATCGAAGCCTCGCTCGACTCCCGCAAAGGCGACAATGCGTGGCTGACCGTCTCCCTGCGGGAAGGCAAGAACCGTGAAATCCGCCGTGTCATGACGGCTCTGA harbors:
- a CDS encoding pseudouridine synthase encodes the protein MVDDSNENTTDARGDRIAKWLARSGVASRRDIERMITERRIKLNGAVVEHPATFVTATDAVSVDGNLVQGPEHTRLWRYHKPDGLVTTHRDPEGRPTVFEKLPEGMPRVVSVGRLDLNSEGLLLLTNDGALARRLELPSNGWLRRYRVRVFGVVNERELAGLAKGCVIEGVKYGPIEASLDSRKGDNAWLTVSLREGKNREIRRVMTALNLHVSRLLRTSYGPFPLGELKPGELEEVPGRVMKTQIPRDVEIDTKRRR